A single genomic interval of Aureliella helgolandensis harbors:
- a CDS encoding sensor histidine kinase codes for MAMQTSDRYVSTVYVTNAVARSTPHAGIWQSWCMPTSELSTVALSGYSTACPTHLRIDSADRQVRAPKLLQSWTAEIGWHRQLGELQNLDLRWPESDVSARPVEFKQRGVWSISDHTFPLVHRAPDSQVSRAPTWVGPALEGSGQWGPMVQEAAHDLRAPISSAQQILASVTHHFRSAANRLSPAQVEQQVELLEIAQSRLQLANDWAETILSPDRLPRERASTIRRRFYPNQWRNSIGELLESIAAQRGVKLEWLGWERSLARLYVDDQQLSRAALNLVSNAVAASPSGGTVVIRAAMQGSITRHFALSIEDEGAGMCRELLEEVNTAIPAGLASKRPQQLGVGLTITKALVRSLGGTLLARMTKDRASGQRGTTVRLSVPVDNPAALLRTWLLTNAGAEASARSPSNGQGGANIELHVLRATSGEVDLMDRHFQQSAELDDFVYRVAKDRWLWFKLVKSPVDHAGAATAPSQPQMSADAGPIDLVVRNLPEQAGQGERMRCFTQRVFRLRGVQLQRVFGKSGSHLRQIEIVNLLHDKFTKLCGYRVPAVDLLDAPTSASSPAISSGIGKRVVRFDPAHHAGVVSQKCSVDRWSERDASSEEAVRQFTQLVQQRLDASFPTSPSRAPAPASVALTPPLTADAMQAISEVNRLWRSDLRSLHRIHAGVTGLKGPADAILNRGAMESNTH; via the coding sequence ATGGCTATGCAAACATCGGACAGATATGTCTCAACAGTCTATGTGACAAACGCGGTCGCACGAAGTACGCCCCACGCTGGAATTTGGCAGTCTTGGTGCATGCCGACCAGCGAATTATCGACGGTGGCCCTTTCTGGCTACAGCACCGCTTGTCCCACGCACCTTCGAATCGATTCCGCTGATCGGCAAGTGCGCGCACCGAAACTGCTCCAAAGCTGGACGGCTGAAATTGGCTGGCATCGACAATTGGGCGAGTTGCAGAATCTCGACTTGCGGTGGCCAGAGAGCGATGTTTCTGCACGCCCTGTCGAATTCAAACAGCGAGGGGTGTGGTCGATATCTGACCACACCTTCCCGCTGGTTCATCGAGCGCCGGACAGCCAGGTTTCTCGGGCGCCTACTTGGGTGGGGCCGGCGCTGGAAGGCAGTGGCCAATGGGGGCCAATGGTGCAAGAAGCCGCCCACGATCTGCGGGCACCCATCAGCTCAGCTCAGCAGATTTTGGCATCCGTAACGCACCACTTTCGATCTGCAGCAAATCGCCTCTCCCCTGCACAGGTCGAGCAGCAAGTGGAACTACTGGAGATTGCGCAATCGCGGCTGCAGCTGGCCAATGACTGGGCGGAGACGATTCTCTCTCCCGACCGTTTGCCAAGGGAGCGTGCCAGCACCATCCGCCGGAGGTTCTATCCAAACCAATGGCGCAACTCCATTGGCGAACTCCTGGAAAGTATTGCCGCACAGCGTGGAGTCAAGCTTGAATGGCTTGGGTGGGAACGCTCGCTCGCGCGGCTCTACGTCGATGACCAGCAGTTGTCGCGGGCGGCGCTGAATCTGGTCAGCAATGCTGTGGCGGCGAGTCCGAGTGGTGGGACCGTTGTCATTCGTGCGGCCATGCAGGGTTCCATCACCCGCCATTTCGCACTCTCGATCGAAGACGAAGGTGCGGGGATGTGTCGTGAGTTGCTCGAAGAAGTCAACACTGCCATCCCTGCCGGACTCGCCTCAAAACGTCCACAGCAGTTGGGAGTGGGATTGACCATCACCAAGGCCCTGGTGCGGAGTCTGGGCGGGACACTGCTGGCCCGCATGACGAAAGATCGTGCTAGCGGCCAACGCGGCACCACAGTTCGGCTGAGTGTACCGGTGGACAATCCGGCGGCCCTGTTGCGAACTTGGTTGCTCACAAACGCTGGGGCTGAGGCGAGCGCCCGCTCACCAAGCAACGGCCAAGGTGGAGCGAATATCGAACTGCACGTCCTACGTGCAACGAGTGGTGAAGTCGACTTGATGGACCGTCATTTCCAGCAATCGGCAGAGCTCGACGATTTCGTTTATCGAGTCGCCAAAGACCGCTGGCTGTGGTTCAAATTGGTGAAGTCCCCCGTCGATCACGCAGGAGCCGCGACCGCCCCGTCGCAACCCCAGATGTCGGCGGACGCGGGGCCCATTGATCTCGTAGTTCGGAACCTGCCCGAGCAAGCGGGGCAGGGAGAACGCATGCGTTGTTTTACGCAGCGAGTCTTCCGCTTGCGTGGAGTTCAGTTGCAACGAGTCTTCGGTAAATCGGGATCGCATTTGCGACAAATCGAGATTGTAAATTTGTTGCACGACAAGTTCACCAAACTGTGTGGCTACCGAGTGCCTGCAGTAGATCTGTTGGACGCACCCACTTCAGCCTCGTCTCCGGCGATCTCCTCAGGCATCGGCAAGCGGGTCGTGCGGTTCGACCCTGCCCATCATGCAGGTGTCGTTTCGCAAAAATGCTCCGTGGATCGATGGAGCGAACGCGACGCAAGCAGCGAAGAGGCGGTACGCCAGTTCACTCAACTCGTGCAACAACGGCTCGACGCATCTTTTCCCACCTCCCCATCGCGAGCTCCGGCTCCCGCGTCCGTGGCCTTGACGCCACCACTGACTGCAGATGCGATGCAAGCCATCTCCGAAGTCAACCGGCTGTGGCGTTCCGATCTGCGTTCGCTGCATCGGATCCATGCCGGTGTGACGGGGCTGAAGGGGCCAGCGGATGCTATTCTCAATCGAGGGGCAATGGAATCGAACACCCATTGA
- a CDS encoding DUF1553 domain-containing protein, translating into MQHVPLCFAVLAVLAQNGFLHAQVDTLRFDRDIRPILSDKCYYCHGPDTEHREADLRLDLEEAAKESVLVPGSAADSELIRRLLSTDPDEVMPPPASKKEMSDAERQLLMRWIDEGAVWSQHWSFEPPTLPELPDLELPNPIDRFVLRELRAQGKSFSREASRSTLIRRLTFDLTGLPPTLQEVDDFLSDTSDNALERVVDRLLASPHYGERMGLMWLDAARYGDTSVFHADGPRDMWGWRDAVVDAYNANMPFDEFSIAQLAGDLLPEATLQQKILSAFNRNNGTTDEGGAIAEEYRVEYAVDRVKTTSMVWMGLTLECAQCHDHKYDPISHEDYYSFYAFFNISDDAGMQTRDGNATPLLEIPDPQREAQLPAAESQLADLQTQLAALANQAEPQFQQWLLEQTTTASSLASPPVTPLLSIPFQEGKGRHIAAALQPKEAAPAASTEPEPADTQSENPTEISPSQKSDNTITGKLTGKVEWVETPNGKGLNFSGNNFVDFGDVADFERSDAFSYGGWIKPSSGVGAALARMDDQNAYRGYDLYVGASSISVHIIHAWPQNAIKVTTKKKLEAGQWYHVFATYDGSSSAAGVKIYVNGDEWEWEIEQDALSGSIQTTKSLLVGSRHPGSRFRGEIELLEVYDFCLSPAAVRGRALAGSVDSLLAIPAVERTPQQIETLRQHYLHELAPGYVDLEEQIGQQLSQIEELKQPLTSVMVMGDMQSPRETFILKRGAYDAPSEHRVTARTPQILPAMQEDAPRNRLGLAQWMFSPQNPLTARVTVNRYWQLLFGTGLVSTPEDFGAQGEFPSHPELLDWLAVDFQQHGWDIKRTLKQMVMSQTYRQTSHATVADFERDPRNRQLARAARFRLQGEFIRDGVLSMSGLLNTTQGGPGVKPYQPAGLWAEVGLGGNPKFVQDHGEKLYRRSLYTYWKRSAPPPSMQIFDAPTREKCTIRRARTNTPLQALVVLNDPQFVEAARHFAERVLSKPDASSVERLTEAFRIATSRFPSESELRTLLSVLQTMRDQFAQSPQDASELLGVGETSNDTQLEIGELASWTMTMSVLLNLDETLMRE; encoded by the coding sequence ATGCAACACGTTCCCCTCTGCTTTGCTGTTCTTGCCGTACTAGCGCAGAATGGATTCCTCCACGCCCAAGTTGACACGCTCCGTTTTGACCGAGATATCCGGCCCATTCTTTCGGACAAGTGCTACTACTGCCATGGCCCCGACACCGAACACCGTGAAGCCGATTTGCGTTTAGACTTGGAGGAGGCGGCCAAAGAAAGCGTCTTGGTCCCGGGCAGTGCCGCCGATAGCGAACTCATCCGCCGCCTGCTCTCCACCGATCCCGATGAGGTCATGCCTCCCCCTGCCTCGAAGAAGGAGATGTCCGACGCCGAGCGTCAATTGCTCATGCGCTGGATTGACGAAGGAGCCGTCTGGAGCCAGCACTGGTCGTTCGAGCCCCCAACACTCCCGGAATTGCCCGATTTGGAGCTCCCCAACCCCATCGATCGTTTTGTATTGCGAGAGCTCCGCGCCCAGGGAAAGAGCTTCAGCCGGGAGGCGAGTCGCTCCACGTTGATTCGTCGCCTGACCTTTGACCTAACGGGCTTGCCCCCCACGCTGCAAGAGGTGGACGATTTCCTCAGCGACACCTCGGACAACGCGTTGGAACGCGTCGTCGATCGCTTGCTAGCCTCTCCGCACTACGGCGAGCGAATGGGGCTGATGTGGCTGGATGCCGCACGCTATGGGGATACCAGCGTCTTTCACGCAGATGGCCCACGCGACATGTGGGGCTGGAGAGATGCCGTGGTAGATGCCTACAACGCAAATATGCCATTCGATGAGTTCTCAATTGCACAGCTCGCCGGCGATTTACTCCCCGAGGCAACGCTGCAGCAAAAGATCCTATCCGCGTTCAATCGCAATAACGGCACCACCGACGAGGGAGGTGCCATCGCGGAAGAGTATCGCGTCGAATACGCGGTCGACCGAGTTAAGACCACCAGCATGGTGTGGATGGGGCTCACCCTGGAGTGCGCACAATGTCACGATCACAAGTACGATCCCATTTCGCACGAGGACTACTACAGCTTCTACGCGTTCTTCAATATCAGTGACGATGCCGGCATGCAAACTCGCGATGGAAATGCCACGCCATTGCTTGAGATCCCCGATCCTCAGCGCGAAGCCCAGCTACCCGCCGCGGAGTCTCAACTCGCTGACCTACAGACGCAGCTGGCGGCCTTAGCGAACCAGGCCGAGCCGCAGTTTCAGCAATGGTTACTGGAGCAAACAACGACAGCGAGTTCCCTAGCTTCTCCCCCAGTGACACCACTCCTAAGCATTCCGTTTCAAGAGGGAAAGGGACGCCACATTGCGGCGGCGTTGCAGCCCAAGGAAGCGGCTCCCGCCGCCTCCACGGAACCGGAGCCTGCTGACACTCAGTCAGAAAATCCAACCGAAATTTCGCCAAGCCAAAAATCGGATAACACCATCACCGGAAAACTCACCGGCAAGGTCGAATGGGTTGAGACTCCGAATGGCAAAGGCCTGAACTTCTCGGGCAACAACTTTGTTGATTTTGGCGACGTAGCAGATTTTGAGCGATCCGATGCATTCTCCTACGGCGGCTGGATCAAACCCTCCAGTGGTGTCGGTGCAGCTCTCGCTCGTATGGACGATCAAAATGCCTACCGTGGATACGACCTCTACGTGGGTGCAAGCTCGATCTCCGTCCACATCATCCACGCTTGGCCGCAGAACGCAATCAAGGTGACGACGAAGAAGAAGCTAGAGGCCGGCCAGTGGTACCACGTGTTTGCTACGTACGACGGTTCTTCTTCGGCCGCAGGCGTCAAGATCTACGTCAATGGTGATGAATGGGAGTGGGAGATCGAGCAGGATGCTCTAAGCGGTTCGATCCAAACAACCAAGAGTCTGTTGGTTGGCAGTCGCCATCCCGGTTCTCGATTTCGCGGCGAGATCGAGTTGCTGGAGGTCTATGATTTCTGCTTGAGTCCGGCAGCAGTCCGCGGTCGAGCACTGGCCGGTTCCGTGGATTCCCTGTTGGCGATTCCAGCGGTCGAACGCACACCTCAGCAAATTGAAACACTTCGTCAGCACTATTTGCATGAATTGGCTCCCGGCTACGTAGACTTGGAAGAGCAGATTGGGCAACAGCTGAGCCAAATTGAAGAATTGAAACAACCACTGACTTCCGTAATGGTGATGGGAGACATGCAATCCCCGCGAGAAACCTTCATCTTAAAGCGTGGAGCCTACGATGCGCCGTCGGAACATCGCGTGACAGCACGCACCCCTCAGATCCTGCCCGCGATGCAAGAGGATGCCCCGCGCAATCGTTTGGGACTGGCCCAATGGATGTTCTCCCCCCAAAACCCGCTCACCGCCCGTGTGACCGTAAACCGCTACTGGCAACTCCTTTTCGGAACGGGACTGGTCAGTACGCCTGAGGACTTCGGTGCCCAGGGAGAGTTTCCGTCGCATCCCGAGTTGCTCGATTGGCTGGCGGTCGATTTCCAGCAACACGGTTGGGACATCAAACGTACCCTCAAACAGATGGTGATGTCCCAAACCTACCGGCAGACATCCCATGCAACTGTGGCCGATTTTGAGCGGGATCCCCGCAATCGCCAACTCGCCCGTGCGGCTCGCTTCCGCTTGCAAGGGGAATTTATTCGAGATGGGGTGCTGTCGATGAGCGGCTTGCTCAACACCACACAGGGTGGACCTGGCGTTAAGCCCTATCAACCTGCCGGTCTCTGGGCGGAAGTCGGATTGGGAGGCAATCCCAAGTTCGTGCAAGACCATGGCGAGAAGCTGTACCGACGGAGCCTGTACACGTACTGGAAGCGTTCGGCTCCGCCCCCCTCGATGCAGATTTTTGACGCTCCTACCCGAGAAAAATGTACCATCCGCCGGGCGCGAACGAACACCCCGTTGCAAGCCTTGGTGGTACTCAATGATCCGCAGTTCGTTGAAGCGGCAAGGCATTTTGCGGAGCGCGTGCTAAGCAAGCCTGATGCCTCTTCGGTTGAGCGACTCACCGAAGCATTCCGTATCGCAACTTCGCGTTTCCCCTCGGAGTCCGAACTTCGGACTCTGTTGAGTGTCTTGCAAACCATGCGCGACCAATTCGCCCAATCACCCCAGGATGCCTCGGAACTACTCGGCGTTGGAGAAACATCCAACGACACGCAACTCGAAATTGGAGAGCTTGCAAGTTGGACGATGACGATGAGCGTGCTGCTAAATTTGGACGAGACGCTCATGCGTGAATAG
- a CDS encoding DUF1559 family PulG-like putative transporter, with the protein MMSHPKRGFTLVELLVVIAIIGILVGLLLPAVQAAREAARRMQCSNNLKQLGLSAHNFESAMRYFPPRTHTTVLPNASGVPTTYSSEATAQVLLLPYLEQGNKANLFDHNYNVNSDQPIAPSIPAKTGANALARATDVPTFLCPSDPSSATYPSGSGPAAGRQNYMACIGGANLRGGLAIDGIFAKPNASSGQQLKGPRIGEITDGTSNTAMFSEVQRGSLVYNATNQYDHTTMFNSTSAFGAVELLDGRSVPQCLPGGNSTTSSWLRYTGQQYYRALPINFVYTHTLPPNWNRRASSLDSQRYNCGTTSFVTQHIAASSTHTGGVTTCFADGSVRFVSESVDFAVWQATGSRSNGEVNVVQD; encoded by the coding sequence AGCGTGGATTTACCCTGGTGGAGTTGTTGGTGGTCATTGCGATCATTGGCATCCTGGTTGGTCTCTTACTACCGGCAGTGCAAGCGGCCCGCGAAGCAGCCCGCCGCATGCAGTGTTCCAACAATCTCAAGCAATTGGGATTGTCGGCCCATAATTTTGAAAGTGCCATGCGGTACTTCCCGCCGCGCACGCATACCACGGTATTGCCCAACGCCTCGGGAGTGCCTACCACGTACTCTTCCGAAGCGACCGCGCAAGTCCTGTTGCTGCCTTACCTAGAGCAAGGCAATAAAGCCAACTTGTTCGATCACAATTACAACGTCAATTCTGATCAGCCCATCGCCCCTAGCATTCCAGCTAAAACGGGCGCCAATGCACTTGCGCGTGCCACAGACGTACCGACCTTCCTGTGCCCTTCGGATCCATCTTCGGCAACCTACCCCAGTGGCTCCGGCCCGGCGGCAGGGCGGCAGAACTACATGGCCTGCATTGGTGGAGCAAATTTGAGAGGTGGCTTGGCCATCGATGGCATCTTTGCCAAACCCAACGCCTCTTCAGGTCAGCAGTTGAAGGGCCCGAGGATCGGGGAGATCACCGATGGTACTAGCAATACTGCCATGTTCTCCGAAGTCCAACGCGGCAGCTTGGTGTACAACGCCACCAATCAGTACGATCATACGACGATGTTCAACTCGACCTCTGCATTTGGAGCAGTCGAACTGCTGGACGGGCGGAGCGTTCCACAGTGTCTTCCAGGCGGAAATAGCACAACCTCGAGTTGGTTGCGGTACACGGGGCAACAGTACTATCGAGCACTGCCCATCAACTTTGTCTACACCCACACGCTGCCCCCGAACTGGAACCGCAGAGCTTCGTCCCTTGACAGTCAACGCTACAACTGCGGAACCACCTCTTTCGTTACTCAGCATATTGCTGCGTCGAGTACTCACACCGGCGGTGTCACGACTTGCTTTGCGGACGGCTCCGTGCGATTCGTATCGGAGTCGGTAGACTTTGCTGTCTGGCAAGCCACTGGTAGCCGCTCCAACGGTGAAGTCAACGTCGTTCAAGACTAA
- a CDS encoding DUF1501 domain-containing protein, translating into MLDLIGKGKTHTCNGATRRDFLQVGTLGTLGFGLPQWLQAKEAGLVDPAQDKKSCILIFNLGAPSQLDTFDMKPNAPAEIRGPFRPISTNADGIQVSEILPLHAKIADKIAFVRSCFHRGAAVHDSGWQIMQTGRLFTGGVDTPHVGSAVWYLRGARSDLPPHIVLPETMGRGGGNLPNGQAGGFLGKAYDPFALLADPSQANFEVPDLLPPTSIPPARLDRRRRMREAVEASMTQFEASENARIMSEHFDTAYRLMTSPQARNAFDLSQEPIQVRERYGMNRFGQCCLLARRLVEAGVRFVTVNTFLTVFDEITWDIHGSKPFTSIEGMKNIVAPMYDQGYSALILDLADRGMLDDTLVANLAEFGRTPKVNPAGGRDHWPQCFTVYFAGGGVQGGRVVGASDPIGAVPDDRPTEPPEIVATIFHALGLKLTEHIPGPGGRPFPIVDSGFREIHELF; encoded by the coding sequence ATGCTTGATTTAATTGGCAAGGGAAAGACCCATACCTGCAACGGTGCGACGCGCCGCGATTTTTTGCAAGTGGGCACGTTGGGAACGTTGGGGTTCGGCCTACCGCAGTGGCTGCAAGCCAAGGAAGCGGGACTCGTCGATCCGGCCCAAGACAAAAAATCGTGTATCTTGATCTTCAACTTGGGGGCACCAAGCCAGCTCGATACATTCGACATGAAGCCGAATGCGCCGGCGGAAATTCGCGGGCCATTTCGCCCGATCTCCACGAACGCCGACGGAATTCAGGTCTCTGAAATCTTGCCGCTGCATGCGAAGATTGCCGATAAGATCGCTTTCGTCCGCTCTTGCTTTCACCGCGGCGCGGCGGTGCACGATTCTGGCTGGCAAATCATGCAAACCGGGCGATTGTTCACGGGGGGAGTTGATACGCCCCACGTTGGGTCCGCCGTGTGGTACTTGCGCGGAGCGCGGAGCGACCTACCACCGCACATCGTGTTGCCAGAGACCATGGGCCGCGGTGGCGGAAATTTACCCAACGGACAGGCGGGCGGCTTCTTGGGAAAAGCTTACGATCCGTTTGCACTCTTAGCGGATCCCTCGCAGGCGAACTTTGAGGTCCCAGACCTGTTGCCGCCGACCTCCATTCCCCCAGCTCGCCTGGACCGCCGCCGCAGGATGCGGGAAGCGGTGGAAGCCTCCATGACCCAGTTTGAGGCTAGTGAGAATGCCCGGATTATGAGCGAGCATTTTGACACCGCCTATCGACTAATGACTAGCCCTCAGGCACGCAATGCTTTTGATTTGAGCCAGGAACCTATTCAAGTCCGTGAGCGGTATGGGATGAACCGTTTTGGCCAATGCTGCTTGCTGGCCCGAAGATTGGTCGAGGCGGGAGTGCGCTTCGTCACCGTCAATACGTTCCTGACCGTCTTTGACGAAATCACCTGGGACATCCACGGAAGCAAGCCCTTTACCTCAATTGAAGGGATGAAGAATATTGTCGCGCCGATGTATGACCAAGGTTATTCGGCACTGATCCTCGATCTGGCCGATCGCGGAATGCTCGACGACACCTTGGTTGCCAACCTGGCCGAATTCGGACGCACACCCAAGGTGAATCCGGCGGGGGGGCGAGACCATTGGCCCCAGTGTTTCACGGTTTATTTTGCGGGTGGCGGAGTGCAGGGGGGACGCGTGGTTGGAGCCAGCGATCCCATCGGCGCGGTTCCTGACGACCGGCCTACAGAGCCTCCGGAAATTGTGGCCACGATCTTTCATGCCCTCGGTCTTAAGCTCACCGAACACATCCCTGGTCCGGGAGGCCGCCCGTTCCCCATTGTGGATTCTGGATTTCGGGAGATCCATGAACTGTTCTAG
- the larC gene encoding nickel pincer cofactor biosynthesis protein LarC has translation MAIAYLDTLSGIAGDMTLAALVDAGADANYIERQVQSLGLENVRLQFSTTRRHDFRALRLDVLHPAEHVHRHLSDIEAMLERSQLTARERGMAGRIFRRLGAAEAHVHGTDIESVHFHEVGAVDSIVDIVGVAVALCNLEIQRIVASATPTGTGTVKIAHGTVSVPAPATAELLKGVPIRACGIEAELTTPTGAAILATLVDQFGPLPSMQINRIGYGAGHRDMPEQANILRILIGSPLDEDRDDVVVLECNMDDITGEQLGFAIEQLWKSGALDVFTTAIGMKKNRPATLLSVIARPEHRGRLEDCLFTHCGSLGIRRTRMSRRKLHREVLRVDTRWGVARVKVAWPTDGLGPQSPRVSPEYEDCRQFAESHQESLEHVFQVVLEAAQQAVEDLQPLQNLPTGPGDRPFESDRRGPPPPPPPRPNGSHDHHDHHDHHDHHDHHDHHDHHDHHDHHDHHDHHDHHDHHDHHDHHDHHDSGHDHHR, from the coding sequence ATGGCAATTGCTTACTTAGATACGCTCAGCGGCATTGCCGGGGACATGACACTCGCTGCTTTAGTCGATGCTGGGGCAGACGCGAACTATATTGAGCGCCAAGTCCAGTCCTTGGGGTTGGAGAACGTACGGTTGCAGTTCTCGACAACGCGACGCCATGATTTTCGGGCATTGCGGTTGGATGTCCTGCATCCTGCCGAGCATGTGCACCGCCACTTGAGCGATATCGAGGCGATGCTGGAGCGGAGCCAGTTGACGGCTCGCGAACGCGGAATGGCCGGACGTATCTTCCGTCGCTTGGGAGCCGCTGAGGCGCATGTGCATGGCACCGATATCGAATCGGTACATTTTCATGAAGTGGGCGCCGTGGACTCCATCGTCGATATCGTAGGAGTCGCTGTTGCCCTGTGCAATTTGGAGATCCAGCGCATCGTCGCCTCGGCCACGCCAACGGGAACAGGGACCGTTAAAATAGCCCACGGTACGGTCAGCGTCCCCGCCCCAGCCACTGCAGAACTCCTCAAAGGCGTTCCCATTCGCGCCTGTGGCATCGAGGCAGAATTGACGACCCCCACCGGCGCAGCCATCTTGGCGACCCTGGTGGATCAGTTTGGTCCGTTGCCCAGCATGCAGATCAACAGGATCGGCTACGGTGCGGGGCATCGAGACATGCCCGAACAAGCTAATATTCTTCGCATTTTGATTGGCTCCCCACTCGACGAAGATCGAGATGATGTCGTAGTCCTCGAATGCAACATGGATGACATTACGGGTGAGCAACTGGGATTTGCCATTGAACAACTGTGGAAGAGCGGTGCGTTGGATGTCTTCACAACAGCGATTGGCATGAAAAAGAATCGCCCAGCGACGCTGCTATCCGTAATCGCCCGCCCCGAGCACCGAGGTCGACTGGAAGACTGCCTCTTCACCCACTGTGGCTCCCTGGGAATACGTCGCACCCGCATGTCACGCCGCAAACTGCATCGCGAGGTGTTGCGAGTGGATACGCGTTGGGGCGTCGCTCGCGTGAAGGTAGCTTGGCCAACGGACGGTCTCGGCCCCCAGAGCCCTCGAGTCTCCCCCGAATACGAGGATTGCCGGCAATTTGCAGAATCCCACCAGGAATCTTTGGAACATGTATTCCAAGTGGTTCTGGAGGCGGCGCAGCAGGCCGTAGAAGACCTTCAGCCTCTCCAGAACCTGCCCACGGGACCAGGCGATCGCCCCTTTGAATCAGACCGTCGCGGCCCACCTCCCCCTCCTCCTCCGCGCCCCAACGGATCTCACGATCACCATGATCACCATGATCACCATGATCACCACGATCACCACGATCACCACGATCACCATGATCACCATGATCACCACGATCACCACGATCACCACGATCACCACGATCACCACGATCACCACGATCACCACGATCACCACGACTCGGGCCATGATCATCATCGCTAA